One genomic window of Bombus fervidus isolate BK054 chromosome 14, iyBomFerv1, whole genome shotgun sequence includes the following:
- the LOC139994172 gene encoding uncharacterized protein: MTSSGPSSAKAVKSILYSLKRIQYLDLSRFREKECGIPVEKIVQGSAIKEMRKEKWDRECSAKGWKNMRVQRILDGTVHSRPRKRTYFPNCYKGIDPPLRGRLSYGTRSTD, translated from the exons TTCCGCGAAAGCCGTGAAATCGATATTATACAGTCTCAAGAGGATTCAGTATCTGGATTTATCACGGTTCAGGGAAAAAGAATGCGGAATTCCGGTGGAAAAGATCGTGCAGGGATCAGCAATTAAGGAAATGAGGAAAGAGAAATGGGACAGGGAATGTAGCGCGAAGGGATGGAAAAATATGAG GGTGCAGCGTATCTTGGACGGAACCGTTCATTCACGACCAAGGAAACGAACCTATTTTCCTAACTGCTATAAAGGAATCGATCCTCCTCTGCGTGGCAGACTTTCTTACGGAACTAGATCCACTGATTAA